The genomic region aCATACATTGGAGCATTTCAAAAGGGCCTTTGAACCCGCTGTGAGTTGGTGCCCCGCGACTGATCATAAGggcgtgagctgcagctcagcagcagttacaagcaccactgaaagacttGGTGGTGGATGCCGTTCTGCGTTTACTTAGAGTTTTTATACTTTCAGTgagctacagtaatttctttgcaattaGGTGACGGGattggtgctgttctctttctggagagaaagacatccttggtcatctaaagcattgcactctcttcctgagagaggcaatggccacagcagggaacgACTCCTGTGAGTAATAGCTTCACCAGCAGGTTTGGACTTTGTGAACTGCCACAGACAACTGACATGGCTGGTGGTCAAATCCCAGAACGATGTGCTCACAACCTAGAGTGATCTCTGGgatgtttcctgagagcagtcaaACTGACCCCCGTGTTTACAATTagacccaggaaaacaccttttgtcacTCCTCTGACACTAGGTACAAGACTTTGAAAGCTGCCATTGCTCGTAGAGAGGTCTGCCATCCTTTGGGTTACCTTCCGTGCTCActatttacttgttttcaacaagttacaatcaggaaaagggatggctTCACTGATAATTCAGTCTAGAActctactgagaaaggaaggtagcCTGCGGCCCAGAAATcagattgtgggtttgttggactctcagcaacgtaaacaggggaatggatttttccaaaacagtaaatttaaatggcactgtTTAAGCTTCCCCTGATGTTGTTGGGTTGGCAGTTAAAGCAGATggtcctgagtgctcctgtagagacctcactgtttaaatacgcctttgtgcctcatttcatctctttccaaatggaatttccctgcagtcattgcCGAGGGAATGACTCCGCCACAAAGGATCCTCTTTCCCCCGGAGAAGATTTGCAtggtctggcagcaaagacagagtgctggagcaggactccGCAATGTGGGCAACACATGCTTCCTTAATGCTGTCCTGCAATGCCTGACATACACCCCGCCGCTGGCCAACTATCTGCTCTcccgggagcacagccaggcctgtgagTACTCTTAGGGACGTCTCCCTGTAAATCTGTTAATCAAATCCCAAGGATTCCCAgaacctgaaatttgatttaggagaaaagcagccctttgtcagccccagaacttgtgttctttgtacactcaggagccacctgtcctatccagctgtcttattcttcatgaaggcacgtctttctagctctgggtctctattcctgcaagttaaaacctcagtttagcattcctctgaagaacattttctgtgcACTAAAACGTCCCGTGCTTGTtgaaacactgggaggagtggcatattgcactggagtgggagtggaagaagaggagtattccaccactagggatattttgctaaccagaggaccttctctccctccctcctcaggtcaccaacaaggcttctgcatgatgtgcatCATGGAAGCGCATGTTAACAAGGTCCTGCATTCCTCAgtcagtgccatcctgccttTGGCTGTTCTCAGGGGTTTCAGACGTATgtgatttcaggttctttgacaggttttcttcccttcctgtaggagacaactgctaacttcctgtttcttagtcataggagaacattttcagcttggcagggaggaagatgcccatgacttcttatgctgtactgtcaatgccatgcagagagcttgtctgagtgcaagcaacgagtaagcacaagcaagttacctttacaaagttctgagccctttggactccttgatgtggcctcatcaaggaaaacctacagccggggcttggaggaagtaATGCTCTGTCTTACCACTTGTTTCCAGCTTGGACATATCATCCCAATCTACTACCATTgtccatcaaatatttggaggctttctgagatccagaggtatgtttctacaactactgctctccttggcactgcctgtgcccttctgtctgcctgtgcccaacAGCTGGTCCTGGGACTAGCAGGACAGGTacaatgagcacaaagcagtaccatcgttcagctcaccattgctcggcattttgatttttccttccagtcatctgcttcagctgcaaagccatttctgattcctatgaggccttcctggatgtccccttggatatcaaagtaagaggttttgcagttgtgcttcaagacatggcaaggcttttcagagtcaacacatttgtcctgaaagcatatgctgtgaacacaagaggtcttggtcgtggatgggaaggggaacggatgttgtcctcctgcagagcccatGGCACTGGTCTCTCTGTAGGTGCTGGCTTGAAGCTGGACAAGCGCCCATTATGCGCTCTGCACCCTTGACAtatcctcctccttcttccctttgcccTCCTTCAACACCTGTCTGGCTTCCAGGCTGATGGGTTGGATTGTTTTCACTACTGATGACCCTACATAACATCAGTAGCTCAATGGCAGGTGGTACAGAGAGGGAGCTCTTGATTGCCCTGAGaacctctgggacaggggaaatgtTCAGCACCACACTCCCTTTCTGGTTCCTTCTGGATATAGCTTGCAGATTCATGGCGGgtctcctcagcatcagctacaggggttttcttgtcagctcctggaaaatgtttgggccagggcatttgctgtagctcagtgcaccaatttctcaattctccaggcagcctcatccctcactgcagctctggaggactttgTAACACCTGAGCACCTGGATGgtgaaaactgctttaaatgtagcAAGTAAGATGACTACTAACAACATATTAACACTAGACTCTGTGTGAGGGGGCTACAAGTCATTGAGCAGAAGTCATCGTGGAAGTTTACTGCACACTGATGAGACACAGGgttttttgtctggtttttgggggggggtggggtttgtttgtttgtttgtttgtttgtttgttttaaatatggcaccgaattgccttaaaatagcataaggatgcacgagacaagaaaggttgtctgactgccttggtggaagatagggtgcatttcagcgctgtgctctgtgcttggtttcaaGGTGTGAGAAGAATGTTGCCGCCACTAAGAGGTTCACTGTCCACTGTGCACCCAAGgttctcactgtgtgtctgaagaggtttgactgcttcactggtgggaagatcagcaaggtgtgtacactattggtgtgcagctttctcttcaagaggcagatttcctaaagcagtatgcttgtcacaagctgcttgtgttgggttttttgtggtcccttctggggagtggaaagttcctgtgggaagacaggcaaGCACTGTGTTCTGATAGGGCTGCTTTGACTGAGAAGGGTTTCCTGCCCCCCAAACGATTATATGTTGCtttatggaaaaccaagtgCTCATGAGCCCCAGAGATGTATTGATACACCTGGACTGGCCCCTGCACTTGGTAGgctatttcatgtcacagaccagGGTCTTTTCTGAGCCCTCTTGGTCTCTCCATAGGTTGTAGAGTATCCGGAGTACTTGGATCTTCGCCCATACATgtctcaggcagatggagaagcactcctctactccttatatgctgtcctggtgcacagtggtgtcagctgtcatggaggacactatttctgctacacaaaggtaaaagagcaacttccttcccaatggggaaaaatgtgtgctggggaagataaactttcctgtcagtgttactgacagccaaagttttggggcaggaggcctccttagtggctggactgcatttgttttgacatgctctcggtttggcagtttcctacctgtgtttttggagagaaaccatggagagatccttgccttttttttacaggccagCAATGGATTGTGGTACCGGATGGACGATGAATCTGTGGAGCTGTGTTCCATTGACACAGTTCTCAGGCAGCAAGCCTACCTGCTGTTCTATGCCAGGTAATAACCAGGATTCAAATAtgttcagaatacatttccttttcctcatttgcagttgtgcttctcaccttcctgagtgtttttctcatcaaatgaaattactacctgcatcattcagtgctgtcaaatcTGAACTACTCCGTGTCTGTCCTTTACTGGGCTTCAGGCTGCGGCCCGGATGTAATCTGCTActtgcctggtctctgatgttgactcttgtagataagaggacttaaagaggacctccaggaaagatggggaggcaccatttgtcagggaatgtagtgacaggatgaaggctatcagttttcagctaacagagggcaggtttacattagatattgggaaggaattctttgctgtaaggctgctgagacactggcacaggttgccacagcatctgtgggtgccccatccctggaagtgttcaaggccaggttggacagggcttggagaaaccttggaatagtggagggtgttcctgcccaccacagcggggtggaacaagataaagttaaaggtcccttgcaacccaaacaaaTCTGTGAATTTATgaaatggaggctgtgggaggtatagagatgaggtttttgttgggacagaggcaaacttggtgggaagaccctagctgagtttcccattagtgtccttggttaagtcttctctctgtcatagaaacctctctgagaaaatgactgaaccccagaggaggttgcaacaacagctctaaactgagatcactcttttgtttttctccagatgctcggatctgagaattggagaaagggcttcttcctcactggcaccatcacatgccccttccttcctcagtcagtgtgcggccagcagcaagcaggcggGCTCTGTTGGACCACAGGGTCTGACTGGTAGGACTAAGGTAACTTTGGGGTCGTGGGTCAGGGCATCAGAGGAATagtggatttctttctgggatctTAGCATTTCTCTTCTGTCCCTCACACACCGCACCTTTCTTCCCAGCCACAACGCTGCTCCCTCTCaaagcatcccacctggatccatcccttttgtgcgcctctggccttttggtcttagtagccctccaaaagagccttttggaggccccaaactgtcctgtcccagaacttgtaggggttccccactgctctgatcctttcaggagaaaagggcaggaactctccacagctctctttgcagggcatgaaggacactggcagggagcggtcccggagcagatcccctctgtggggcagggatctccGCAGCTGGTCTGTGGACACCACAGACTATGATGactcttcagagagaagaactggtcctccaagtcgtgaccgtggtcctagggatagcacagctgcaaggccttccaagaggatctgccggtgggctcccgctcccagggctgctcaggagcaaaccttgctgaggcagagggagccaagcagatctGTGCAGGGAACTTACAACCTTTGCAGgaaggacactggcagggagcggtcccggagcagatcccctctgtggggcagggatctccGCAGCTGGTCTGTGGACACCACAGACTATGATGactcttcagagagaagaactggtcctccaagtcgtgaccgtggtcctagggatagcacagctgcaaggccttccaagaggatctgccggtgggctcccgctcccagggctgctcaggagcaaaccttgctgaggcagagggagccaagcagatctGTGCAGGGAACTTACAACCTTCGCAGCCGGTTTGTGCCGTACACAGACTATGACCGCTCACtgcggaagagaaagagggagagaacaagtcctccacgttgtgaccaagtcttagtgaatactgcagttccagggccctccaaagccagctccaagcaggctctcatgctccgggctgctcaggagcaaacccgacagaggcagagagagcagagaagatcaacATGGCGGGGCTATGATCGCCACAGCCagtttgggcagcacacagactaccgcccttcagagaagaagaggagggtttccacgccccagagattcacgtcagacaagcattcagggcactctggcaatgatggcgttggattatggccctggctcaagcagaacggaagactagcactgcgtttattagccaaggcatccttgttttcgacACGCCTACTCAAacctgagtgaatgatttaTCTAAGTAGATGATAGTTATAATAATATAGAgatattattagaaatatagaaatatatatagaaatatagaagagagagagagaaatatatatagaaatatagaattatatagagaaatacagaatatagagagagaaatatgtatagaaatatagaaatagatatagaaatataatatagaaatagagagagaagtaatactttataatacattattacatgttatatatattcagcaatagatagtaatgttataagaaatattattaaaataataaaataagaaatactaaaatactgtaatcagaattatttattccacgttgtagacaattatagctacaaacatctcagcctcggccatatcAATTAACAtgactggtctactctggcctcaaatcgggaggcctggagacacaccatctctaacgctgctgtttcctttgagaacgcacgcagaatcactctcgaggagaaaagacaaggcagaaagaatcatgtcttgcagaatataccacctagggagtctttctgctgtgccttttgcaatcggatatgtctatctcgcattggcctcataagccaccagcgtgcttgtaacaaatgtggatagagccttctgAAATCTTTGTTCGagaagcctagccatgatgatgtgTTTAAGACGGGTGTTCCATCATTTAgtgttctcactgaaaccatgcaaatcgtgcgccactcgctcacttcccactcctccttgccttcccactccccctccatcctgaggcaggctggacaggagaattggaggcacaaaaggtaaagatcgcaggctgagataagaacaacttactggaaaaggcaatgaaataagaaaacagtacagcaacagaacagtaacagaaacaataCTAATAACAGAGTGTACAAGGGAGGCAAATGACTCACACATGATTGCTCACCAGTTGGTGCCCAACTTTGCCACCACGAACACAACCTggaagagaccccttcccccatccttgacaaaatgaggaataacctctatgtcctggctgtgccccctcctggatactgcccaaattaacactgtcctgaccagaagcaggacaatcaccttccggatgtgcagcacagctttcgGGTCTGCACCGGAGGCACTGGATCCCAccatgccagggaggggagacatcagagatgagcagactttggaaaaacctcacctctcactccggcccatcttttctcattttatgggaTGGAAGAATACATACCCAAGAATACATacccctcccagtgtccttctcactggaaatcccctgagctttgattcctttgctgacatgctgcttcctctgggaaaagcagtCAGAAAACCCAAGGCCATTGCTTTGAGTGAAGGTCTTTCTTAGaacacttttcctgaagtgcacccaggaaggctgggctgcagcagcacatggcccccatggctttgctacatctcatccagaacacctggaagcccttctctcaccatccagccgctcccctgccctgtcttccccaccccacagggatgCTGACGAGGAGGTAACATACTTCACAGTTCAATCCCGATATCCCactgctgactgggatggggtgAGACCAGGGGCAGTTTTGGCCTCCAACAGCACCAGCTCTTGGGACAGCCAGGCTCTCTCCTGACATGTgggctcatctctgcagctttgctgtcctccacagggcgtttgctgaaaaaaatcatcttctagaaaagatatatgacaccagcccaggggtcagcagcaccacacGAGAGCTTGGCAAGATGCCCTGAggacagccaggccaggcagagagaggtggaaggaccacaggggctctctgaagcagcCACATTGTACAACATAGACAATGAGGCTAAATAAACACTGGGCTGAAAGATGATAGTGCTCTTACAAGGGAAATTTACAGGTGCTGTACAGGcctggggctcttgctggaaagCTTCAGTCTCTGGGCTCCCGGTGGCCAAAGGCATTGCAGATAACTCCTTCTCAAgcaatggcagggagcagggtggagaagtcaaggatgaggcagatcagaaagactggggcagcacaaagagatcTACAAGGGAGAGAGGCAGCATCTGAAAGGCACTCCTTGCTGACCTATGAGCTGGTGCCGTGGGCTCtacaactgctgcctgcagtcagctTGGAAGCTCTGGCAGTTTTAACAGGAGGTTTGTCTGCAAACAAGATGGAGAGACATTACGATGATGGATGCGGGTATATTCCTGACCTaggctctccagagggagatTTGCTGTCTCCTCGTGGGCCATAGAGGCTTTTAATATGGGATGAACTTCACTTGGTCTCCCcaagctcatgtccaacctgttcCATGGCCTCTGACTGCCATCTGCTGTCCACCTAGCTTCATCCCCCCTCACAACCCTGGGGACTCCTTGGAGATGAatggctgctgtgccagcacctactgctccaggaagggagtGCAAGGTGAAGATGCTACACTCGCAGGTGCAAAGAAGGTTCATTTTGCCATGGGATCCCAGGAGGTCACCATGCACATCGTCAATGgggtctgaaaaaagaaaacttacagatgttgaggcagctgagctcatcaagcacatgtagaaaagctcctgatttcagtatggctggctcttttgaaatgccccaggaaggaagatttggtCTCAGGCATCATCAGCCTCATTGGCCAGTCTAGAGAGAACTGCCTGGACTTGAATCAGAAGTTTGTGGATAAGAGATTCAGCTTCATTTAGCTAGAAATGGGATATCTCTCTCCAGTGAGCCAGCTGCTTGCCATTCCGTTAGTCCCTGACCACAAGCAGCACTGAATCCGTGATCTCTCCCCCTCCAGTTTCTCGGAGTCCCTGGGTAACCCTGAAAGCACTGCTTCAGTATCAGGTTCTGCAAGAGGCCTTCAAAAAAGCAGCTGGGGGACTAGGTGAGGGGAAGAACCAGAAGATCGCACACATTCTTCCCTGGATTCGTGAAAGACAATAAGAAAGGAATACAAGACCCCCAAAAGCAAGTCCACTTGATGGGAGCAGCAGGTGAGCATCTCTGGTTCAGTAGTGATATGACGCACTCAACTGCAGCTTGCAGACAAGAATCCTGAAACATTCCAGTAGCCAAGATTGCCACCTGATCCCAAGGTCCCCTGTCCT from Pseudopipra pipra isolate bDixPip1 chromosome 26, bDixPip1.hap1, whole genome shotgun sequence harbors:
- the LOC135402785 gene encoding ubiquitin carboxyl-terminal hydrolase 42-like; the protein is MSTKQYHLICFSCKAISDSYEAFLDVPLDIKAASSLTAALEDFVTPEHLDGENCFKCSKCEKNVAATKRFTVHCAPKVLTVCLKRFDCFTGGKISKVVEYPEYLDLRPYMSQADGEALLYSLYAVLVHSGVSCHGGHYFCYTKASNGLWYRMDDESVELCSIDTVLRQQAYLLFYARCSDLRIGERASSSLAPSHAPSFLSQCAASSKQAGSVGPQGLTGRTKGMKDTGRERSRSRSPLWGRDLRSWSVDTTDYDDSSERRTGPPSRDRGPRDSTAARPSKRICRWAPAPRAAQEQTLLRQREPSRSVQGTYNLCRKDTGRERSRSRSPLWGRDLRSWSVDTTDYDDSSERRTGPPSRDRGPRDSTAARPSKRICRWAPAPRAAQEQTLLRQREPSRSVQGTYNLRSRFVPYTDYDRSLRKRKRERTSPPRCDQVLVNTAVPGPSKASSKQALMLRAAQEQTRQRQREQRRSTWRGYDRHSQFGQHTDYRPSEKKRRVSTPQRFTSDKHSGHSGNDGVGLWPWLKQNGRLALRLLAKASLFSTRLLKPE